From a region of the Pseudomonadaceae bacterium SI-3 genome:
- a CDS encoding glutathione S-transferase: MKLYDMTLSGNCYKVRLFLGLIGQTAERVPVDVLKGEHRQSAFLATNPRGQVPVLEDGELRVIDSQAILVYLARRYADEAWFPQDALAQARIVGWLSFAANEMHHGPATARAGRLFARPIDEALAANRAVAAINMLEQQLAQHAWLAETAGPSIADIAIYPYAALAGEGGLDLAPFAAVRAWCSRIRQLPGYVGMPGLE, from the coding sequence ATGAAACTCTACGACATGACCCTGTCCGGCAATTGCTACAAGGTTCGCCTGTTTCTTGGTTTGATCGGCCAAACGGCTGAACGGGTGCCGGTGGATGTGCTCAAGGGTGAGCACCGGCAGTCAGCGTTCCTGGCGACCAACCCTCGCGGGCAAGTGCCGGTACTTGAGGACGGCGAGCTCCGCGTGATCGACTCTCAGGCCATCCTCGTTTATCTGGCGCGGCGCTATGCCGATGAAGCCTGGTTCCCCCAGGATGCGTTGGCTCAGGCGCGCATCGTCGGCTGGCTGAGCTTCGCGGCCAACGAGATGCACCATGGCCCAGCCACTGCCCGTGCGGGGCGTCTGTTCGCCAGGCCAATCGACGAAGCATTAGCCGCAAACCGTGCCGTGGCCGCCATCAACATGCTTGAACAACAGCTTGCGCAGCACGCTTGGCTCGCTGAAACGGCCGGCCCGAGCATCGCCGACATCGCGATATACCCCTATGCGGCGCTGGCCGGGGAGGGCGGTCTCGATCTCGCACCGTTTGCCGCAGTTAGGGCGTGGTGCTCTCGTATTCGCCAGCTGCCGGGTTACGTCGGCATGCCCGGTCTGGAGTAA
- a CDS encoding TetR family transcriptional regulator yields MATTKRDLLLATAERLFYTEGYHATGIDRILSESGVAKMTLYKHFKSKDELILAVLEARQLPMLERLREARNALPPRKALLSVYDGLNNMIHSPTAFCGCLFINAAAEYLDREHPIHQRAAGYKAQFQHHLRELLEALDAPQPQQLARQLQFLIEGALSMAHIEGPEDQALLAKASAEQLLQAAGV; encoded by the coding sequence ATGGCAACCACCAAGCGCGACCTGCTGCTCGCCACTGCGGAGCGGCTGTTCTACACAGAGGGCTACCACGCTACCGGTATCGATCGGATTCTCAGCGAATCGGGCGTGGCCAAGATGACCCTGTATAAGCACTTCAAGTCGAAGGACGAACTGATCCTGGCGGTGCTGGAAGCGCGCCAGCTGCCGATGCTCGAGCGTTTGCGAGAGGCGCGCAACGCGTTGCCGCCGCGCAAGGCGCTGCTGAGCGTATACGATGGACTGAACAACATGATTCACAGCCCAACCGCGTTCTGTGGCTGTCTGTTCATCAACGCAGCGGCCGAATATCTGGATCGAGAACACCCGATCCATCAGCGCGCAGCGGGATACAAGGCGCAATTTCAGCACCATCTGCGCGAGCTGCTTGAAGCACTCGATGCACCGCAGCCTCAGCAGCTTGCACGCCAGCTGCAATTTCTTATCGAAGGCGCACTGAGCATGGCGCACATAGAAGGCCCGGAGGACCAGGCGCTGCTGGCCAAGGCCTCAGCGGAGCAGCTGCTGCAGGCCGCCGGCGTCTAA